From a region of the Kaistia sp. 32K genome:
- a CDS encoding SulP family inorganic anion transporter, protein MVAASFLAKFSGYKRAWLRPDVLSGLSIAAVGLPSAIAYPAIAGLPPEMGLYSSIVPLLAYALFGSSRQLIVGPDAGTMIVLAAVLASLGPLSATDNVATAAALGLGVGLLCFVASLLRLGFIASFLSRPILIGFMSGIALSILVGQIGRLTGVSIESDGLLRPLIELAGKASLINLPTLVLGVSLFVLLRVFSVALPGFPGPLVAIVVATVISVLFDLPSHGVGVIGSIPARLPTPALPVPTGVDFGDLILGAGAVLLVSFGSGIVTARSFAAKTGEPVDANKELVGFGAANVAAGLFGGIPVTASDSRTAINISMGGKTQLASVVAAVALAFAVAFLTGALQLIPKAALGAILASAAIGLIDIQALKQLWRTSRMEFLFALIGMSGAIGLGVLRGVIVAVAATLLYLLVKGATPRDAVLGRLPGREGFFKLHRHPEARPIPGLAIYLLQGSLLFFNVDYVKRRLEARIAGLPEDTRWFVLDAGAVVQIDSTAAAMLDDIHALLAARGIVFAIAELHTEPRSLLTRSGTLARIGETNFFDSLEDACLAFERGGAAHSVRAGAAGP, encoded by the coding sequence ATGGTGGCGGCGTCGTTCCTGGCCAAGTTCAGCGGATACAAGCGAGCCTGGCTCCGGCCAGACGTCCTGTCGGGCCTGTCGATCGCCGCCGTGGGGCTTCCGAGCGCCATCGCCTACCCGGCGATCGCCGGCCTGCCGCCCGAGATGGGGCTCTATTCCAGCATCGTTCCGCTGCTCGCCTATGCGCTGTTCGGTTCGTCCAGGCAGCTCATCGTCGGCCCGGATGCGGGGACGATGATCGTCTTGGCGGCCGTGCTCGCGTCTCTCGGGCCGCTCTCGGCGACCGATAATGTCGCGACAGCGGCGGCGCTTGGCCTGGGTGTCGGGCTGCTCTGTTTCGTCGCCAGTCTGCTCCGGCTCGGCTTCATCGCGAGCTTCCTGTCGCGGCCGATCCTGATCGGCTTCATGAGCGGCATTGCCCTGTCGATCCTCGTCGGCCAGATCGGCCGCCTGACCGGGGTCTCGATCGAGAGCGACGGTCTCCTCCGGCCGCTGATCGAACTCGCGGGCAAGGCGTCGCTCATCAATCTGCCGACGCTTGTCCTGGGTGTGAGCCTCTTCGTCCTGCTGCGCGTCTTCTCCGTCGCCCTGCCCGGCTTCCCAGGCCCGCTCGTCGCCATCGTGGTCGCCACGGTGATCTCGGTTCTCTTCGATCTTCCGTCGCATGGGGTCGGCGTGATCGGCTCCATCCCGGCGCGGTTGCCAACGCCGGCGCTGCCGGTGCCGACCGGCGTGGATTTCGGCGATCTGATCCTCGGCGCCGGCGCCGTCCTGCTGGTCAGTTTCGGCTCCGGCATCGTGACCGCGCGCAGCTTCGCGGCGAAGACCGGCGAGCCCGTCGACGCCAACAAGGAGCTCGTCGGCTTCGGCGCCGCCAACGTCGCGGCCGGACTGTTCGGCGGCATTCCGGTCACCGCCTCCGACTCGCGCACGGCGATCAACATCTCGATGGGCGGCAAGACTCAGCTGGCCAGTGTCGTCGCGGCGGTCGCCCTCGCCTTCGCCGTCGCCTTCCTGACCGGCGCCCTGCAGCTCATTCCGAAGGCGGCGCTCGGCGCGATCCTCGCCTCGGCCGCCATCGGCCTGATCGATATCCAGGCGCTGAAGCAGCTCTGGCGGACCAGCCGCATGGAGTTCCTGTTCGCCCTGATCGGCATGTCCGGGGCGATCGGCCTCGGCGTGCTCCGGGGCGTCATCGTCGCGGTCGCTGCGACGCTTCTCTATCTTCTCGTCAAGGGGGCGACGCCGCGCGACGCGGTGCTCGGCCGCCTGCCCGGGCGCGAGGGGTTCTTCAAGCTGCACCGGCATCCGGAGGCGCGGCCGATCCCCGGGCTCGCCATCTACCTCCTCCAGGGCAGCCTGCTCTTCTTCAACGTCGACTATGTGAAGCGCCGCCTGGAAGCCCGCATCGCCGGCCTGCCCGAAGATACGCGCTGGTTCGTTCTCGATGCCGGCGCCGTGGTCCAGATCGACAGCACGGCCGCGGCGATGCTCGACGATATCCACGCGCTGCTGGCCGCGCGCGGCATCGTGTTCGCGATCGCCGAGCTGCATACGGAGCCGCGTTCCCTGCTCACGCGATCGGGCACGCTGGCGCGCATCGGCGAGACCAACTTCTTCGACAGCCTCGAGGATGCCTGCTTGGCTTTCGAGCGCGGAGGCGCGGCGCACTCCGTTCGCGCCGGAGCAGCCGGACCCTAG